Proteins encoded in a region of the Rhizobium sp. CC-YZS058 genome:
- a CDS encoding glutathione binding-like protein: MADLSAFPITTRWPATRPDVIQLYSLPTPNGVKISIALEELGLDYEPHLINFSSNDQKSPEFVSLNPNGRIPAIIDPNGPEGQPIGLFESGAILVYLAEKTGRLLPASAAGRYETLCWVMFQMGGVGPMFGQFGHFFKYAADKVANNSYPMERYRDEAKRLLSVLEARLEGRQWLMGDDYTIADIATFPWIEGARKFYGGDQVLEYDRFPNVMAWVDRGLARPAVQKGMDIPKRD, encoded by the coding sequence ATGGCTGATCTCTCCGCTTTTCCCATCACCACCCGCTGGCCGGCCACCCGGCCGGATGTCATCCAGCTCTATTCGCTGCCGACGCCGAATGGCGTGAAGATCTCGATCGCGCTCGAGGAACTGGGGCTCGACTACGAGCCGCATCTCATCAATTTCTCCAGCAACGACCAGAAGTCGCCGGAATTCGTGTCGCTCAATCCGAACGGCCGCATCCCGGCGATCATCGATCCGAACGGGCCGGAGGGGCAGCCGATCGGCCTGTTCGAATCCGGCGCCATCCTGGTCTATCTCGCGGAGAAGACCGGCCGGCTGCTGCCGGCCAGCGCGGCCGGGCGGTACGAGACGCTGTGCTGGGTCATGTTCCAGATGGGCGGCGTCGGGCCGATGTTCGGGCAGTTCGGCCATTTCTTCAAATATGCGGCCGACAAGGTCGCCAACAATTCCTATCCCATGGAGCGCTATCGCGACGAGGCCAAGCGCCTGCTCTCGGTGCTCGAAGCGCGGCTTGAGGGCCGGCAGTGGCTGATGGGCGACGACTACACGATCGCCGACATCGCCACCTTCCCCTGGATCGAGGGCGCGCGGAAGTTCTACGGCGGCGACCAGGTGCTGGAGTATGACCGCTTCCCGAATGTCATGGCCTGGGTCGATCGCGGCCTGGCGCGCCCGGCGGTGCAGAAGGGCATGGACATTCCGAAGCGCGATTGA